A window of Candidatus Paceibacterota bacterium genomic DNA:
TTAATTTTTTTTATAAATTATCTTTTCCCCTTTTGTTAATTTGGAAGTAATCTCAACTTGCGGGACTTTTTCTTTTGTGATGCGACCGGCTACTTTTGCTTGTATAGAGAACCGCTTTGCACACCTCAAACAATACTTTACATCCTTCTTATCAACAACCAGAAACATTCCTTGACCACCATTCCATGTCTCGTAAAATTCTCTATCCGACAGCCCTCTCCATGTGGCGCAATTTCTCATAATAGTTGGGGGTTCCCACAAATCATTTAGATTGGCTGACAATCCTCGAGGAAACAAAATATCTTTGGCAAATTTTTCTTTAATAGCACCACCAGAAAGATGCACGATGGCATGCACTTTTATCTCTTGCTTGAAACCGGGTTTAAACCATCCATTTAGAGTCGTAAGAAGTGGGTCGTAGAGCACTGATGGAGCG
This region includes:
- a CDS encoding AIR synthase-related protein codes for the protein APSVLYDPLLTTLNGWFKPGFKQEIKVHAIVHLSGGAIKEKFAKDILFPRGLSANLNDLWEPPTIMRNCATWRGLSDREFYETWNGGQGMFLVVDKKDVKYCLRCAKRFSIQAKVAGRITKEKVPQVEITSKLTKGEKIIYKKN